The genomic interval ttttgtgatgctaggcaagtgcactaccatttgagccatgccccaaaccTTTAGGTAACTTAGATATTAGTATCTTATTACATATGAGGCACTGCTGACCTGAAGTAACTCAGTGAACAAAGTTGAAAACAGGATAAATATACAATAGGTATCTGCCATTATAAAGTACAGAGTAGATTCAAAGTCAAAAATCTAgcctggtgccggtggctcacacctgtaatcctagctaccctggAGGCAAATaccaggaggatggcagttcaaagccagccctgggcaaagagttcctgagatcctatcttgaaaaatacccatcacaaaaaagggcttacaaagtggcttaaatggtagagtgcctgcctggcaagcacgaaGACGAATTCACTGTGCCCACCGAAACAATCTGTTCTGCACATTTGTTCCTCCATTTGACATTTGTCCAAACACATAGAAGGTACACCACCAAGCTGTAACCCTAGAGTACCATGGCCTTTGGGTAATAACATGTCAATGTAGGTTGTCAGGTGCAACAAATACAtaactggggggaggggaatgttGAGGGAGGCTACACATGAGGATGCAGGGAATATGTGGAAAATGGCCCTCAAGCTTTGCTGCAAACCTAAAAAACTGCTCTAAAAGGTAGTTTTgagggctggtgggatggctcaaatggaagagtgcctgcctaagcaagtatgaggccctgggtttgaactcctgtaccaccaaaaaaaaaaagggccagtTTCCCTCTAGAGGTTAGAGATCACCAGTTGGCAATTCTGGTGGATTTGTAAAATGATTTCTGCtagagctatttttatttttaatactttgtcATGTTCTGCTGGTGATAATCTTAAAACTACTCAAAGAGGatcctacattttaaaaaaccttGTTTTTCAATCAAGAAAGTGAAGCCTAGCCTGGtatctcacacctataatcctagctactaaggaggcagagatcaggacgattgtggttcgaagccagcctgggcgatagtttgtgagcccctatctccaaaaacatccttaacaaaaaagggctcatggagtggttcaaggtgtaggccccgagttcaaaccccagtactggggggaaaaaatgtgaaatttagtggcggtggctcacgcttgtaatcctagttacttgtaggactgagatagggaggatcacagttttagaccagcctgaggaaatagtttGAGCAACCcccttcatctccaaaataaccagagcaaaatggactggaggtgtggcttaagtgtagagtgcctgctttgcaagtgcaaagacctgagatcagtaccaccaaaaaaagaaatttttagccatagatggtggagcacacctgtaattccagcacttgggaggcagaagtaggaggataagttcaaggccagtctgggatatatgttgagaccctgtctcagaaaatcaaaaaaggaaacagagtgaaatgttcataaaggaaaatgGTTGAAAAAGACAGATTATAGCAGACTGAAAAATCTTCCAGTATTTTAACAAATATGAAATCTTGTATGGCTAAAGGTTTTTATCTTCTTGTTTTAGAGAGACTGGTTCTCACTATGTACCTGATTTGGAACTCACTATCCTGCCTAAGCCTTTTGAGTACTGGGATGCTTCTGGCCTCctatatctatttttcttttttggtggaactcaaggcctcatgcttgctaggcagggaacTATACCATTAAGCCACACCCCAAACCctcttttatcctttcttttttgtggtactgggtttgaactcagggcttcatgcttgctaggtaggtgctctaccacttgagccactccaccagcctcttttaCCCTTTTTAAATCGTTTCCTGTAGCCAAATCATTGGGGATCTGCTTTCAGTGATTCTTATTTTATCATGAGATTGGAAAGTTCTTTATCTTAACACCAAATGTCATACCTTCTTGCTTACCCTTTGTCCAAAGGTTCTACCTTCACCCCTAGAGAATCACTGCAAGTATTTTCTGAACAAATGATGCGTTGTGGCAGAGAATCTTCAATGACATTCTGCCTCAGGCATTGTGGGCAAAGACCATACTCAATTTGCATCCTCACATGTTCCATGTTCTGGAATCTTATGACCTTCGAAAATGCCAAGATCGAATCTTCCCGGAATAATTTAGCATAAAAATCCGGCAAGCCAGTAAAACAAATTAGGAATTTCTGTACAGTTCTGTACAGTTTATTATTATCCATAATAAAATGGAGGACTTAACCAAGAAACTGCAACTCCCAAGAAGCAACGAGAGGGAAATAGGAAGCAATTATCCTTTTCCCGTTCTGCACCTCTCGGTCCCAATATCGGAAGTAGGTGCTCATGCTAAAACAATATGATGTCCTCATAATAAAATCAGAGAGGCGGTGGGATTGGTAACTCGAATTCAAAGTAGCTGTTTTCCAAGACAGCTAACTCAATCTGCTGAAAGCCTCCGGAAGCCAGTCCTGGAGCAGTCCCGCCCCCGGGGTAAGGGCGGGATAGCGGAAGTGACGACACCGAGCGCGCCTTTAAATGGTCGTAGGCGGAACTTACCGCTCTCTCGGCCCTAGCGCCATCTTCCTAGGTGGGTGTTATTGGTGTCAGTGTGCAGATTCCGTGTACAATCCATTAACATCTGATCTCTATACTTATCATCATAACAGCAAACTAActaaaacttttttctctttcccgaTAGATACCTCTGCGCAATGAGAGCCAAGGTGAGAGGTTACTACCAGTGAGCTTTTGAGGTTAGGAGTTGGCGAGGAGAGGGGAGATCCAGGCAAGGAAAAACCGCCGTGGTTTCTAGTCGCCGACTTCTCAGGATGCCCAAAAGATAGTGGGAGAAGACATGATTTGGGGGAGAAgcatttaagtattgaaggggaAAGAGGGCGGGGGTAGAAAACCGCGCGGATTTGCGGCTTTATGTCAGGGGACATGGTCTTAAGTTTGATGGAATTGCTACCAGTACTTAAGAATTTAAGAGCCTATTGGGTTCTAAATAATGGACTTAATATCCCTACCTAAATTTGTGAATATGATtaatcttggttttgttttttaaatttttttaaattatctgccTCTGACGATCGGGTTGTTAGTGGAGAAAGAAGCGAATGCGCAGGTACGTTGCGACTGCCCGCCCGGGAGGAGGGCGGTAGGGGATTCTCCTTGGAGAAAGGCATCGAGTTGCCTTGACAGAACCAGTGATTGGACCCGAGACAGAACTGTGTTGCTTGTTAACTTTATCACTCTATGTACCCAGTGCGCGTTTGGTTTAGGGTGAGAATGAAAAAGTGTTGTGCGCAGGAAGTGGGTGTATGTATCCTCGTGTCTATTTTGCAGACTGAAGcgcaaaagaagaaagatgaggcAGAGGTCCAAGTAAACAGCTTGTGCACCCGCGGAGGCCGGGAGGGGACGCTGGTACAAGTTGTTGGACTGTATGCTTCTTGTCTAGAATTTGTCTCAGTGGATCTGGAGCTTCCATCGCCAAGACCAGCTCTGAGAGCCTACTACCCACCTTGCTTATGACCAAATTGTACCTGTTGGTCCTCTGCCCTGGACTGTGGCATTCTGGACTAGTTCTGTTCTCAGTTGTGGCCGAATGTGATGCGTGTACAATAAACCATCTCTTTTGTGTCAGCTAAAGAATCAAACCGTCTTGTCCATGTTCTTCTCAGTTCCATTGGGTGGGGATCCTGTATCAATACAGTTGGTGCCCTGTCGCTACGCTACGGagatttaagggaaaaaaaaaaaacttggaaacaACAGCCTGGCTGTACGGTGCGGAGTGCAACTGGCTGGAGCCCAGGGGGCTGTAGTATGTGTCTGAGGTCATGGTCCATGGTTCGCGGGCGAAATTGAACCAGGGGTTCTGTGTCTTGGAAGTCTGCAAAGCGTGACTCTTGCTTGGGGCGTTCGCGGTATTGCTTGGTCAGGTTGCCATGGTGACACGCAAAGCGTGCTGGGAATTTCCTGCGGTTTGTAGCACAACTACTTTGCGGACCATAGAGTATGCTTCCGGGTCTGATGGCTAGAGTGTCGCTTCTTCCGCAGGAAGCGGAAGAGCGGTAGAGTGGGCGGCTCTTTCTCGAAGCTAGAGGACCGGCAGGCGGCAGCAGCAACTACGGCGGCGGCGGCAGGTGAGGGAGGCGGGAGACTTAGGTGGAGGCCGCGCCCGGAGGGGAGGAGTCGGAGCTGGCCCAGAGGCTGGGCTCTGCCGGGCCACACAGGACCCCAGAACCGATCTGGTCTTCCTCACAACCCAAGACAGAGCCCCTTTTCTGACTGAACCGGGTTCGCGAGCAAACGCCAGCTCCGTGACGTCACGGCCCTGCCCATCCCCTCATTTTGATGCCACCTAGAGCCCCCCTTCCCACTTCACTTTGTGCTTTCTTAGTGTCCTGTTCACCTGGTCCTCAGCTGAGTGCTGGAGAGACCGCACGCGGGCTGCCAAGCTAGAAGACTTGCTGGGGGGAAACTCCTAGGACTTTTCGCAAACTCTGGAGTGTTGGGAAGCGTCATAATCACCGCCCCCAAGTCTAATCTGCCATCCCATTGCACTGTCAGGTGCTGACCTTGCACTAGACTCTTCATTCGGCATTCTTAGGAATAGAGTTAGCTTCAGCCCTAGACCGGACTCTGATCCCCACAACCTCCTTCATCTTGAGGCAGAGCTGCCCTCACTTTTTGTTCACTGAGAACTGGGTTTCCAACCCATCTTCTCAGCCTTTGTGagtcagttctgtcctttctcttgTTACTGGCAACTTGTTCCTTTGACAAGTGAAGTTCAGTTTGAATCCTAAGGGAATCATGAAGTCCCCAGAGCTCTTGCCTGTTCTGTCAGACTTCATTTCTATTTGTGTAAAAACCATTCTTACTCCTTCTTCCACCCaggtctgtctctctctctctttttttttttttcttgttcagaACCCAGCAGTGATGTGGAGGTGGAGACCCACAGGAGCCCCGGACTTCACCTGAGCTACCTCAGGTACCAATTCTGGGAGAGTTGGGTGGGGAGGAGTATCATAACCGATTATCTGTTCTGATGGGACTTAGAGAGATGGTATTAATTCTTTACCTGGTCATTTCCTTTTTagtaaaaatttgtattttctcttttaccactctttatttcttttattctgggGCTACCTCCTTATAGAGAAGGTAAAGGAATAAGATTCCCTTTTTTGTATAGATTTCTGTGTACCTCTGGCCTCTGATCTGGTCAGTCATTTTAGGGAGATCTAAAGGTGATGGGATAGGGAAGGTCAAAGCCACCAAAATCAGAAGAGATACCCATATGCCCAAAGGGAACAGATAATGAAGCTTTCCTGTTTGAACAGCAGGGGGAGCTTGAAAACTGCTTATGAAAGAGGAGGTTAGACACGTGGTAGCAGGGACTCCTAGtttattgggggtggggagaggggagggttaGAACTAGAGCAGTGGACTGACATTCCAGAGCTCTCTTGGGAAATAGAAGACTTAAAAAGCTTTTATAGAGTCTATAAATAAAGAGTATCTTTATGGGGTAAGGAATGGTGTGGCTTGATGTCAATGGGATCTTCTCATGGAGTGGGTGGGAGATGAAGAATGGGGAAAGGTCACTTGTTCCTTTGAAATTAACTCCTCCCCACCTTGACCTTGTCAAATGGTTTTGTACTGGGAATCTAGAAGTGGAGAGTCCAGCTTAGAACTCATCTGCTGAAGTGGAGAGAACACTGATGTCTCAGGTTGAGTGTGGTAGTGGGCTAAGAAAAAAGTTCTAAAAAATGACAGGTTTAGGGACTGTCCCCAAGCTGGTGACACCAGTCTCTTCATCCAGGATTCTTGGTTCTAGAGATGGATATATAAAGAGCACTCAACTAAGGTTTCGTGAAAGAGGGTTAAGTGCAGTTTTATTATCAGTGTTTTATTCTCCACACGAAATGACAGTTAAGCAGCCCATCATGGGGCTCTATTCCCATTCTTCTAGCCTATTCGGGCACCAACAGCAATTTTAGTTTCACTTCCACAACTTTAATAAGGTCAGCtcaaaagggaagataaaatcCAACACtatcctctccctgccccctccttggCCTGGCATCATTAGTGAGATGGGATGGCTTCATCCcaactccctccctcctctgttAGCCAGGCAAGTGTGAATCACTGACCAAGACCAGGTGCAGGAGGGCCTGGGCGGGACTTCTGGCAAGTCAGCCAGTCCAGCCAGAATTCTTGTCCCTTAGATTTGCCATCTCCAAAGCCATTACCCCACTGGACTGCCTGCTATATAATCAAGAAGAATGGGATCTCTCTGGAGAACTTCTGTTTgacacagttcttttttttagCAGTCACCAAGAGTgtcaagaaaaggaagaaggccCTGAGTTGGGGGGGACCAGGATGCCTGACCGGGAGAGCTATGCCAACGGCACTGGGAGCAGCGGTGGAGGCCCCGGAGGCAGTGGCAATGAGGAAGCCAGTGGGGCAGGGGCAGGCAGTGGGGGAGCCAGCTCAGATGCAATCTGTAGAGACTTCCTGAGGAATGTATGCAAACGAGGCAAGCGTTGTAGATATCGCCACCCAGACATGAGCGAGGTATCCAACTTGGGGGTGAGTAAAAATGAGTTCATCTTCTGCCATGACTTCCAGAACAAGGAATGTAGCCGCCCAAACTGCCGTTTCATCCATGGCTCCAAGGAGGATGAGGATGGCTATAAAAAGACAGGAGAACTTCCCCCTCGACTGAGGCAGAAAGTGGCAGCTGGCCTGGGCCTTTCACCAGCTGACTTACCAAATGGCAAGGAAGAGGTCCCTATTTGTCGTGACTTCCTCAAAGGTGACTGTCAAAGAGGAGCCAAGTGCAAGTTCCGTCACCTGCAACGGGATTTTGAGTTTGATGCTCGGGGTGGAGGAGGCACTGGAGGTGGAGGTGCAACAGGCTCAGTTCCCCCAGGGCGACGACATGATCTCTATGATATCTATGACCTTCCTGACAGGGGCTTTGAGGACCATGAGCCAGGCCCCAAGCGCCGACGAGGTGGATGCTGCCCTCCTGATGGTCCCCATTTTGAGTCATATGAATATAACTTGGCTCCACCCCGAGGGGTAGAATGCAGACTGCTCGAGGAGGAGAATGCCATGCTCAGGAAACGTGTGGAGGAGCTAAAGAAGCAGGTCAGCAATCTGCTGGCCACCAACGAGGTACTTCTGGAACAAAATGCTCAGTTCCGTAATCAAGCCAAGGTCATGACCCTGAGCTCCACTGCACCAGCAACTGAGCAAACTCTAGCCCCAACTGTGGGTACTGTTGCCACTTTTAACCATGGCATTGCCCAGACTCACACTACTCTCAGCAGTCAGGCTCTGCAGCCTCGTCCTGTATCCCAGCAAGAACTGGTGGCCCCTGCTGGAGCTCCAGCTGCTCCCCCAACTAATGCTGCACCTCCTGCTGCtccacctcccccacctccacaCTTAAACCCAGAGATCACACCACTGTCAGCTGCTCTGGCTCAAACAATCGCCCAGGGAATGGCACCTCCACCTGTCTCCATGGCTCCTGTGGCTGTATCTGTGGCTCCTGTGGCTCCTGTAGCTGTATCGATGGCCCAACCCTTGGCAGGAATCACAATGAGCCACACCACCACTCCCATGGTGACTTACCCCATTGCTTCCCAGAGCATGCGCATCACGGCCATGCCACACTGATGGGGCTAATGGACACTCCCTTGATATAGCCTTTCAGGGCTGGAGTCGAGGGGCCCTTGTCCACTTGCCTAGCCCTCACAGCCCTGTCTGAAGGGTTCACTCAAGAACTAGGACAAGAGACTAAGGAATATGCTTCTGAGAAGCACTTCCTGAGGCAGGGGTGGGCTGGTGTGTTTTCTCACCTCCCTTTTAAGAGGGTCCTCTTGTCCTTTTGTCCTTCAGGCCTCACTCAAGTGGGGCCCTGCATAGGAGTTCACACTGAAACCAGCAGAGGAAGGACTGACTGAGGGGCTGTATCCTCTTATGGAAAGTTGAGGACATCTCTGGTCTTGTCCTCTCTTGTGAATAGCACAGGTTCTAGCACtggttttggaagaaaaaaaatgccccATCTAAAAGGAGACCCAGGAAAGATTGGGAAGTGAGTGACCAGGAGAGAAGGCCTCATAGGAGCCTTCTGACAATTTGGGGCCTAGTTGGTATGGATAATACAGGAACTGCTCCTGGGCCCCTGGGAAGTCTGGGACCATAGTACTCCAGCCCAAACACTAGAGTAACATTCATTTACCTAGCTTGGCCTGGAAATCTAAAGGGCAGGGCCCACTActttccaaagaaataaaagaataattatttttaaatggaagcaGTGGAAATTTGCTTAGATATTTTTTGTGGAAGATGGGAACATAAAGTAGATCTCATGCCAAAATGGGATAAAGACCCCACCCCTCACATAGGTTGGGtaagttggatggatggatgccaGTGAAGAAGGGTGGGGACctaaaatagaccaaaagggGCCTTGGGGAAGACACTTTGTGGGGGAAAAAGCATCGGAGCCACCTAGTCTAGTTTAAAAATAGCCCCATCTGTTTCTGGTCTCTGTCTGCATTTGCTATTCCCAGGTTGTCTTAGTAACCAGGGCTCCTAGGGTCATTTAGGGGGGCAGGTACTTAGGAGGGCGTATTGCTAAGAAATGAGGTTGGGATGTTGTGGAGTTGACAGATACTTCCCTTAAACAGATTAGGGCAGGTGGCATTGCTTCTCTGAGTTGTTGATGGCAGTTTATGTCCCTCTTGCTCCAACCCTTCCCTAGTGGCCAATGCTTTAAGCCTTAaggcttggaggtgctgggaaaAGGGAGTTCTTCTGGGGACACAAGCCTTAGGGTTTAATCCCTTTCCTTTCATGGTCTCTACATAGGACCAGAGGTTTTAAGTCACTTAAGGGTCATTAAGGCTGGGGGCCCTGCCCCTACAGTCAAACTTTAGTTCCTCTTCTGCTCAAGGCTAGTGTAGGGGAAACACTCAGGTGTCTAGTCTAATGAGACAGTGGATTTGGGGGCATAGGAAGTGATACTGTATTGTGCTTCCCTCATCGTATCTTCAGCTACCTCTTGCTCTCTGGTCTGGTTGATCACTCAGGTTTTATACCTGGAGTTGGAAATGGTGGGCTAGATCAAGGATGGTCATTGGAAAAAAATGGTCCAGTGTGTGTTCCTGTAGTTCCAGCTGCTCACATGGGTGTGGccagaggatcacttgagcccaggagttggagACCACCCTAGGCAGCATACACccccttcttaaaaaaaaaggagggactaAAGAtaaaaagtagcaaaaattgtttatggattttagaaaaaaacaacACATCCATAAGCTTAATGTTTAGTTTCTGACACAATTCTGGATTATTAAAAGATGGTTTATGAGCATATAGAGAGATGTGATTATAGATGAATTCTCAATCACACctaacttcattttcttctttccatctctaAGAGGTGAATTTGGGAAACTGTAGACATTGTATGTCTTGTATTAATGCACTTCAGCTGCTAGTAATACACTTGTAGTTGACCAAGTTGAGTTTAGTGATTATTATAGTGAAAGAGTATACCATTCATTGTGAATTCTGGTGTGTGCAAGAGGGTATTAGGAAGGACTGAGGCCCCAGTTTAGTACTTTGGGGGAAGGCTCAAAGAAGTGGGTGTCCCTCTGGACTGGCTGCTGTCAAgggaaatgaaacattttatgaTTGGGTATCTTCATATCTAAAATTGAGCTACAGCTGCAACTGGTGATGGAGCAGCAGTCATTGATAAGCTGAGAGAAGGGGATGTTTGCTACTTTGTGGTTTGTACACTGACTTCATTTTGTGCTTGAATGAAATTGTGAATTGGTGTTTTTTTTGGTCTTCCTCATACACACTAAGTGACCTTGTCTGATACTACTGgtgttttatgaaattgtttGGACCAACACAGGAACTCATTGGCTAGCTGTGAGCACCATGTCAGCCCTAACAACTCTGAAGCATGGCTCACTGTGTCAGGCCAGGCCAGTTCCTAAGATATCAAGAGCTGCTTTCCTCTCTGTCACCTCTGAGTCAttgcagataaaaagaaaaggatgatcACTTAATAGGATTTGAGGAATCAAGCTGAATATTTGTGCCTAGTGAATGTTGATTAGTGCATTTGTGTTGGAGAAATCTCTAGTCTTTAGTGATGAGCCCAAGGGCTacgttttgttttaaaaaggaggaaaaaaaccaatttggataaaaatacaaaaagcccatttaagggctgagggtgtagctcagtgtagagcacttacctagcatggttcaaaccccaacactgcaaaaaaaaaaaaaaaaaaaaaatcactatcgCAAGGAAGTACTAAATAATACCTTTTGGATTGACTTAAGTTACTGGGCCCCTCTTACCTTAAAATGCTGCTTAGGATAAAGCCTTGTGCTTGTTTTGAGTAACAATGTGGAGATCCACATTAGCGGTAATTCACATGAGAACAACCTGGAACCTTCAATTggctacaaaaaattaaaattttggggTTGGGAggcatagcttagtggtagaagaCTTGTTCAGCATGCTTAAGCtcctaggttcaaaccctagtgctgttAAAAATTAAAGTCTTAGTCCTCACAATATGTGAATTCACATGTATTAGGAGTATGCTATGTTTCAGGCACCTTTCTAGGCGCTCCAGAAGGATAGTTGGGTCTTAGTCATGGTTTGTAAATAAAGTAGTTTCTGT from Castor canadensis chromosome 8, mCasCan1.hap1v2, whole genome shotgun sequence carries:
- the Zc3h10 gene encoding zinc finger CCCH domain-containing protein 10 gives rise to the protein MPDRESYANGTGSSGGGPGGSGNEEASGAGAGSGGASSDAICRDFLRNVCKRGKRCRYRHPDMSEVSNLGVSKNEFIFCHDFQNKECSRPNCRFIHGSKEDEDGYKKTGELPPRLRQKVAAGLGLSPADLPNGKEEVPICRDFLKGDCQRGAKCKFRHLQRDFEFDARGGGGTGGGGATGSVPPGRRHDLYDIYDLPDRGFEDHEPGPKRRRGGCCPPDGPHFESYEYNLAPPRGVECRLLEEENAMLRKRVEELKKQVSNLLATNEVLLEQNAQFRNQAKVMTLSSTAPATEQTLAPTVGTVATFNHGIAQTHTTLSSQALQPRPVSQQELVAPAGAPAAPPTNAAPPAAPPPPPPHLNPEITPLSAALAQTIAQGMAPPPVSMAPVAVSVAPVAPVAVSMAQPLAGITMSHTTTPMVTYPIASQSMRITAMPH